In Pyxidicoccus xibeiensis, the following proteins share a genomic window:
- a CDS encoding M35 family metallo-endopeptidase, whose amino-acid sequence MSLTPRGRLNWWIGAIASVSLLGACGAPDERAGDLPESNEPAVRDAAAGDVKVELSAGKSAMAAREGVLVTVTLTNVSASKVRLLKWHTPVDGMKEDLFKVEADGLTAEYNGRHYKWATPEAHDFLQLAPGESVSRTVDLATLYDLSKTATYSIRYDSASHHDATHDGVSQLRSDSLSVFVEGRPFVHPETYEAGTVSAQALSTANCSTTRASTAAQAFSAGSNMANGAVTYLNGTPSNTTRFRTWFGTYSTTNWGTVKSHFASIKNAFDTKSVIVDCGCSDSAYAYVYKNQPYRIWVCNAFWSAPLTGTDSKGGTLVHELSHFTVVADTDDHAYGQSACKSLATSNPTRARDNADSHEYFAENTPSLP is encoded by the coding sequence ATGAGCCTCACCCCCCGTGGTCGTCTCAATTGGTGGATTGGCGCAATCGCGAGCGTGTCCCTGCTGGGTGCCTGTGGCGCGCCGGATGAGCGCGCGGGAGACCTGCCCGAGTCGAACGAGCCGGCCGTGCGCGATGCCGCCGCGGGCGACGTGAAGGTGGAGCTGTCCGCGGGCAAGTCGGCCATGGCCGCTCGCGAGGGCGTGCTGGTGACGGTGACGCTCACCAACGTCTCCGCCAGCAAGGTGCGCCTGCTCAAGTGGCACACGCCGGTGGACGGGATGAAGGAGGACCTGTTCAAGGTGGAGGCCGACGGCCTCACCGCCGAGTACAACGGCCGCCACTACAAGTGGGCGACGCCGGAGGCACACGACTTCCTGCAGCTGGCGCCGGGCGAGAGCGTGTCGCGCACGGTGGACCTGGCCACCCTCTACGATTTGTCGAAGACGGCCACGTACAGCATCCGGTACGACTCCGCGTCGCACCACGACGCCACCCATGACGGCGTGTCGCAGCTGCGCTCGGACAGCCTGAGCGTCTTCGTCGAGGGCCGTCCCTTCGTGCACCCGGAGACGTACGAGGCCGGCACGGTGTCCGCGCAGGCCCTGTCCACGGCGAACTGCTCCACCACCCGCGCCTCCACGGCGGCCCAGGCCTTCAGCGCCGGCTCGAACATGGCCAACGGCGCGGTGACGTACCTCAACGGCACGCCCTCCAACACCACGCGCTTCCGGACCTGGTTCGGCACGTACAGCACCACCAACTGGGGCACCGTCAAGAGCCACTTCGCGTCCATCAAGAACGCCTTCGACACCAAGTCGGTCATCGTGGACTGCGGCTGCTCGGACAGCGCCTACGCCTACGTGTACAAGAACCAGCCGTACCGCATCTGGGTGTGCAACGCGTTCTGGAGCGCGCCGCTGACGGGCACGGACTCCAAGGGCGGCACCCTGGTCCACGAGCTGAGCCACTTCACGGTGGTGGCGGACACGGATGACCACGCCTACGGCCAGAGCGCCTGCAAGAGCCTGGCGACGTCCAACCCCACCCGCGCCCGCGACAACGCGGACAGCCACGAGTACTTCGCGGAGAACACGCCGTCGCTGCCGTGA
- a CDS encoding protease produces the protein MTGRVALLCLGVLGGACASRPEAAPPQEGARQEAAVATTLDCALSAPEQVKAGEPVEVLFRLSNPTSQPLYVLDWHTPLEGLRNDIFQVTRDGAEQPYQGPMMKRAAPQADDYVTLAPGASVEGRVDVSLGYEMRQPGRYTIAFRGRLMDVATRREDAPHPQGEFREAQVRCPEVQTTVVAP, from the coding sequence ATGACAGGTCGAGTCGCGCTGCTGTGCCTGGGAGTGCTGGGTGGCGCGTGCGCGTCGCGCCCCGAGGCAGCACCGCCGCAAGAGGGAGCACGCCAGGAGGCCGCCGTGGCGACGACGCTGGACTGCGCGCTGAGCGCGCCGGAGCAGGTGAAGGCGGGGGAGCCGGTGGAGGTGCTCTTCCGGCTGAGCAACCCCACGTCGCAGCCGCTGTACGTGCTCGACTGGCACACCCCGCTGGAGGGGCTGCGCAACGACATCTTCCAGGTGACGCGCGACGGCGCGGAGCAGCCCTACCAGGGACCGATGATGAAGCGCGCGGCCCCCCAGGCCGACGACTACGTCACCCTGGCCCCGGGCGCCTCGGTGGAGGGCCGGGTGGATGTCTCGCTCGGCTATGAGATGCGGCAGCCGGGGCGCTACACGATTGCCTTCCGCGGCCGGCTGATGGACGTGGCCACCCGGCGCGAGGACGCCCCTCATCCCCAGGGCGAGTTCCGCGAGGCCCAGGTGCGGTGCCCCGAAGTCCAGACGACAGTCGTCGCCCCCTGA
- a CDS encoding diacylglycerol kinase catalytic domain-containing protein, whose protein sequence is MYEKLVLVTRRTRLAGLVERFNTKKQAKFYVEHAGQDFEEFAREDEAYRVAVDTLRDSLALGLPVQQVDRSLVPTFLFSGKEIVVVVGQDGLVANVAKYVGEQPLVGVNPDPEHFDGILLPYEVAGARGAVRKVLEGRATFRQVTLAEALLGDGQRLLAFNDLFIGARSHVSARYRVRYGAREESQSSSGVLVSTGAGSSGWLSSVFTLAGQLTAMTGGVPGQPWKLGWEEPKLAFVVREPFLSRHSDAGVVGGFVTAEQELVLESRMASGGVIFSDGVEEDFLKFGAGATARIRPAKQRARLVVG, encoded by the coding sequence ATGTACGAGAAGCTCGTGCTCGTCACCCGCCGCACGCGGCTGGCGGGCCTGGTGGAGCGCTTCAACACGAAGAAGCAGGCGAAGTTCTACGTGGAGCACGCCGGGCAGGACTTCGAGGAGTTCGCCCGGGAGGACGAGGCCTACCGGGTGGCGGTGGACACGCTGCGCGACTCGCTGGCGCTGGGCCTGCCGGTGCAGCAGGTGGACCGGAGCCTGGTGCCCACCTTCCTCTTCTCGGGGAAGGAGATTGTCGTCGTGGTGGGGCAGGACGGGCTGGTGGCCAACGTCGCGAAGTACGTGGGCGAGCAGCCGCTGGTGGGCGTGAATCCGGACCCCGAGCACTTCGACGGCATCCTCCTGCCGTATGAGGTGGCGGGAGCGCGGGGGGCGGTGCGCAAGGTGTTGGAGGGCCGGGCGACTTTCCGTCAGGTGACGCTGGCGGAGGCGCTGCTGGGGGACGGGCAGCGGCTCCTGGCCTTCAATGACTTGTTCATCGGGGCGCGCTCGCACGTGTCGGCGCGCTACCGGGTGCGCTACGGGGCGCGGGAGGAGTCGCAGTCGTCCAGCGGGGTGCTGGTGTCCACGGGGGCGGGCTCCAGCGGGTGGCTGTCCTCGGTCTTCACGCTGGCGGGGCAGCTCACGGCCATGACGGGCGGAGTGCCGGGGCAGCCGTGGAAGCTGGGGTGGGAGGAGCCGAAGCTGGCCTTCGTGGTGCGCGAGCCCTTCCTCAGCCGCCACTCGGACGCGGGCGTGGTGGGCGGCTTCGTGACGGCGGAGCAGGAGCTGGTGCTCGAGTCGCGGATGGCGTCGGGGGGCGTCATCTTCAGCGACGGCGTCGAGGAGGACTTCCTCAAGTTCGGCGCGGGCGCCACCGCACGCATCCGTCCGGCGAAGCAGCGCGCGCGGCTGGTGGTGGGCTGA
- a CDS encoding SPFH domain-containing protein — translation MVIGYMKAAPTTYVMQFEGGKVVREGPGLAFFYWKPSATLVSVPLSSADVPFAFNEVTRDFQAVTLQGQLTWRVADPRRLASLLDYSLTASGRYRSDDPEKLEERLVQVAQVRARTVVQGLPLREVLVQTGAIEAQVLAALAVAEPVKALGVEVMAFSLLSVQPTPEMARALEAEAREGLQRTADEAIYARRNAAVEQERRIKESELATELAVEARQRQIREAKMAADIAVEEQRSALMARWSENERQAADARAYALEKTLAPVRGVDWKTLMATSAGGADPALNIALAFREMAENAQRIGELNVSPDLLHSLMGAGASGGAGGSKPQRPAQGHAPNSPRER, via the coding sequence ATGGTCATTGGCTACATGAAGGCGGCACCGACGACGTACGTGATGCAGTTCGAGGGGGGAAAGGTGGTCCGGGAGGGGCCGGGGCTGGCGTTCTTCTACTGGAAGCCGTCCGCGACGCTGGTCTCCGTGCCGCTGTCGAGCGCGGACGTGCCCTTCGCCTTCAACGAGGTGACGCGGGACTTCCAGGCGGTGACGCTGCAGGGGCAGCTCACCTGGCGGGTGGCGGACCCCCGGCGACTGGCGTCGCTGCTGGACTACTCGCTGACGGCGTCGGGGCGCTACCGCTCGGACGACCCGGAGAAGCTGGAGGAGCGGCTGGTGCAGGTGGCCCAGGTGCGGGCGCGCACGGTGGTGCAGGGGCTGCCGCTGCGCGAGGTGCTGGTGCAGACGGGGGCGATTGAAGCGCAGGTGCTCGCGGCGCTGGCGGTGGCGGAGCCGGTGAAGGCGCTGGGGGTGGAGGTGATGGCCTTCTCGCTGCTGTCGGTGCAGCCGACGCCGGAGATGGCGCGGGCGCTGGAGGCGGAGGCCCGCGAGGGGCTGCAGCGCACGGCGGACGAGGCCATCTACGCGCGCCGCAACGCGGCCGTGGAGCAGGAGCGCCGCATCAAGGAGAGCGAGCTGGCCACGGAGCTGGCCGTGGAGGCCCGGCAGCGCCAGATTCGCGAGGCGAAGATGGCGGCGGACATCGCCGTAGAGGAGCAGCGCTCCGCGCTGATGGCGCGCTGGAGCGAGAACGAGCGACAGGCCGCGGACGCCCGCGCCTACGCGCTGGAGAAGACGCTGGCGCCGGTGCGCGGGGTGGACTGGAAGACGCTGATGGCCACCTCCGCCGGCGGCGCGGACCCGGCGCTGAACATCGCCCTGGCCTTCCGGGAGATGGCGGAGAACGCGCAGCGCATCGGCGAGCTGAACGTGTCGCCGGACCTGCTGCACTCCCTGATGGGAGCCGGGGCCTCGGGGGGCGCTGGCGGCTCGAAGCCGCAGCGGCCGGCGCAGGGCCACGCGCCGAACTCACCCCGCGAGCGCTGA
- a CDS encoding iron-containing redox enzyme family protein, translating to MTTELIRNLEQEAKSLVTALDVHPEARRLFEGTADAEQYAGYLVQTYHYVRWTAPLLGLAGRRMLRLGRHPMLAELLVQKSREESGHERWLLADLRALGWSQERVEATPACAAVRAYVNWNRFTAEAGMPTAFLGTAYMLEHLSVERAGLAAERLVARGAIPNVRRAVTFLRGHAGADGDHVAELASVLSRLEDPAEQEALLLSARTTRALYPALFTPAEESGAVHTG from the coding sequence ATGACCACGGAGCTGATTCGGAACCTGGAGCAGGAGGCGAAGTCCCTGGTGACTGCGCTGGACGTCCACCCGGAGGCCCGGCGCCTCTTCGAGGGCACGGCGGACGCGGAGCAGTACGCGGGCTACCTCGTGCAGACCTACCACTACGTGCGGTGGACGGCGCCGCTGCTCGGCCTCGCGGGCCGGCGCATGCTGCGCCTGGGCCGCCACCCGATGCTGGCGGAGCTGCTCGTCCAGAAGTCGCGGGAGGAGTCCGGCCACGAGCGCTGGCTGCTCGCCGACCTGCGCGCGCTGGGCTGGAGCCAGGAGCGCGTGGAGGCCACGCCGGCCTGCGCCGCGGTGCGCGCCTACGTGAACTGGAACCGCTTCACCGCGGAGGCCGGCATGCCCACCGCCTTCCTCGGCACGGCCTACATGCTGGAGCACCTGTCCGTGGAGCGCGCCGGCCTGGCGGCGGAGCGACTGGTGGCACGCGGCGCCATCCCCAACGTCCGCCGCGCCGTCACCTTCCTGCGAGGCCACGCGGGCGCGGACGGAGACCACGTGGCGGAGCTGGCCAGCGTGCTGAGCCGCCTGGAGGACCCCGCCGAGCAGGAGGCCCTCCTGCTCTCCGCCCGCACCACGCGCGCCCTCTACCCGGCCCTCTTCACCCCGGCCGAGGAGTCCGGCGCCGTCCACACCGGCTGA
- a CDS encoding N-acyl amino acid synthase FeeM domain-containing protein: protein MTTVRCVIASNQRQLDDALRVRWAVFGAELGLLGAPPPAPRDVSCFDTLETTLHFIVYADDKAVATSRLLLPNTEVARTAGLRLGIELEQKLDLGSVDEPGMRLAETTRYCVMSGWRGSEVLLRLQAEMYRASREHGVTHWIASANTETDSSIDALIAFQVAARMKCVSPRWKVTPHESSQPPETPEAPLYTPEERLRACQGHFDGLRLPRTLSLFAKKLGARFIGEPIYDARFHRYSTPLVAALDAIPSNTLAWFDSLRDCASRAA, encoded by the coding sequence ATGACGACGGTGCGCTGTGTGATTGCCTCGAACCAGAGGCAACTGGACGATGCGCTGCGGGTGCGCTGGGCGGTGTTCGGCGCGGAGCTGGGACTCCTGGGTGCTCCGCCTCCGGCGCCGCGTGACGTGAGCTGCTTCGACACGCTGGAGACCACGCTCCACTTCATCGTGTACGCGGACGACAAGGCCGTGGCCACCTCGCGACTGCTGCTGCCGAACACGGAGGTCGCGCGTACGGCCGGACTGCGCCTGGGCATCGAGCTGGAGCAGAAGCTCGACCTCGGCAGCGTGGACGAGCCCGGCATGCGCCTGGCGGAGACGACGCGCTACTGCGTGATGAGCGGCTGGCGCGGCTCGGAGGTCCTCCTGCGCCTGCAGGCGGAGATGTACCGCGCGAGCCGTGAGCACGGCGTCACCCACTGGATTGCCTCCGCCAACACGGAGACGGACTCTTCCATCGACGCGCTCATCGCCTTCCAGGTGGCCGCACGCATGAAGTGCGTGAGCCCCCGCTGGAAGGTGACGCCGCACGAGTCCTCCCAGCCGCCCGAGACTCCCGAGGCTCCGCTGTACACGCCGGAGGAGCGCCTGCGCGCCTGCCAGGGCCACTTCGACGGCCTGCGCCTGCCGCGCACGCTGTCGCTCTTCGCGAAGAAGCTGGGCGCGCGCTTCATCGGCGAGCCCATCTACGACGCGCGCTTCCACCGGTACTCCACGCCGCTGGTCGCCGCGCTGGACGCGATTCCGAGCAACACCCTGGCCTGGTTCGACTCGCTGCGAGATTGCGCCTCGCGCGCCGCCTGA
- a CDS encoding RNA polymerase sigma factor translates to MSSRSTAPPGAPTSQASPDAGDLAGLYRRFGPAVHRRALSLTRDAEEALDVTQDTFLAYMKSRDTPRAEASPFTLLYQIATYRAVDRVRRRARWYGRLGPLSVEDADGEAEQRGQDVASAHTGGLERVEALQDLALLTQGEDPEVLTVAVLYFVEGHTTEEVAQVLDLSRKTVSRMLARFAERAQKRSLRLSPGAAP, encoded by the coding sequence TTGAGCTCGCGGTCCACCGCTCCCCCGGGAGCCCCCACTTCGCAGGCGTCTCCGGACGCCGGGGACCTGGCGGGGCTCTACCGGCGGTTCGGTCCCGCGGTGCATCGACGTGCGCTGTCCCTCACGCGTGACGCCGAGGAGGCCCTGGACGTCACCCAGGACACCTTCCTGGCGTACATGAAGTCGAGGGACACGCCGCGCGCGGAGGCGTCACCCTTCACCCTGCTGTATCAAATCGCCACCTATCGGGCGGTGGACCGGGTGCGCCGCCGGGCGCGTTGGTACGGGCGCCTGGGGCCGCTGTCGGTGGAGGACGCGGACGGCGAGGCGGAGCAGCGGGGCCAGGATGTGGCGAGCGCACACACGGGCGGGCTGGAGCGGGTGGAGGCGCTGCAGGACCTGGCGCTGCTGACCCAGGGTGAGGACCCGGAGGTGCTCACCGTCGCCGTCCTCTACTTCGTGGAGGGACACACCACCGAGGAGGTGGCGCAGGTGCTGGACTTGTCACGGAAGACGGTGTCCCGGATGCTGGCCCGGTTCGCGGAGCGCGCGCAGAAGCGCAGCCTCCGCCTTTCCCCCGGGGCGGCCCCATGA